In Zonotrichia leucophrys gambelii isolate GWCS_2022_RI chromosome 14, RI_Zleu_2.0, whole genome shotgun sequence, a single window of DNA contains:
- the TFAP4 gene encoding transcription factor AP-4 codes for MEYFMVPAPKVPALQHFRKSEKEVIGGLCSLANIPLTPETQRDQERRIRREIANSNERRRMQSINAGFQSLKTLIPHTDGEKLSKAAILQQTAEYIFSLEQEKTRLLQQNTQLKRFIQEFSGSSPKRRRAEDKDEGIGSPDIWEDEKAEDLRREMIELRQQLDKERSVRMMLEEQVRSLEAHMYPEKLKVIAQQVQLQQQQEQVRLLHQEKLEREQQIRTQLLPSHAPPAPTHHPTVIVPAPPPSHHVTVVTMGPSSVINTVSTSRQNLDTIVQAIQHIEGTQEKQLQEEEQRRAVIVTPARACPEPSASDTASDTEGNDSDSMDQSKEEPSGDGELP; via the exons ATGGAGTACTTCATGGTGCCGGCCCCCAAGGTGCCGGCCCTGCAGCACTTCAGGAAATCCGAGAAGGAGGTCATCGgtgggctctgcag CTTGGCCAACATCCCACTGACTCCAGAGACCCAGCGGGACCAGGAGCGGCGGATACGCAGGGAAATCGCCAACAGCAACGAGAGGCGGCGGATGCAGAGCATCAATGCTGGCTTCCAGTCCCTGAAAACCCTCATCCCACACACGGATGGGGAGAAGCTCAGCAAG gCAGCCATCCTCCAGCAGACAGCTGAGTACATCTTctccctggagcaggaaaagacTCGGCTACTGCAGCAGAACACCCAGCTCAAGCGGTTCATCCAG GAATTCAGTGGCTCCTCCCCAAAACGGCGACGGGCGGAGGACAAGGACGAGGGGATCGGCTCTCCCGACATCTGGGAGGATGAGAAGGCCGAGGATCTGCGCCGGGAGATGATCGAGCTCCGGCAGCAGCTGGACAAGGAGCGCTCGGTCCGCATGatgctggaggagcag GTTCGCTCCCTGGAGGCCCACATGTACCCCGAGAAGCTGAAGGTGATTGCTCAGcaggtgcagctccagcagcagcaggagcaggtgagGTTGCTGCACCAGGAGAAGCTCGAGCGCGAGCAGCAGATCCGAACCCAG ctcctgccatcaCACGCTCCCCCAGCGCCCACCCACCACCCCACCGTGATCGTTCCAGCGCCGCCTCCCTCCCATCATGTCACCGTGGTCACCATGGGCCCCTCCTCGGTCATCAACACGGTCTCCACGTCCCGGCAAAACCTGGACACCATCGTTCAG GCCATCCAGCACATCGAGGGCAcgcaggagaagcagctgcaggaagaggagcagagacGCGCTGTCATCGTAACGCCCGCGCGCGCCTGCCCCGAGCCCTCCGCCTCCGACACCGCCTCCGACACCGAGGGCAACGACAGTGACTCCATGGACCAGAGCAAAGAGGAGCCCTCGGGGGACGGGGAGCTGCCCTGA